In Comamonas koreensis, the genomic stretch AATCGGGCGGCGGCGGCAAGCCCTTTACGATCGCGTTCTCGGCGCGCGATCTCTCGAGCGCCAAGGGCTTTGAGACCTATATCCGGCTGGTGGACCGCATGGTGCGCGAAGGCGATGGCCAGAACACCCGCTTTATCGCCATAGGGGATGCCAAGGCCTCTACCTATGGCTATGAGCAGCAATGGGTGGAGCGGCGCTACGGCGGCAAGGTGGAAAGCTTTCGCGACCACCTGCTCAAGGTCTACCCCGCCGCCGATGTGATCGAGTTCCCCGGCCACCTGCCCTATGCGCAGTTCTCGGCGCTGCTCGCCGAGGTCGATCTCTTCCTCTACCCGCTGCGCTATGGCGTGGCCAACTGGGGGCTGATGGAGATCCTGGCGCGCGGGGGCTGCGTGATTGGCTCCAACTGGGGCTTTGCGCCAGAGCTGATCACCCATAACGTCAACGGCCTCCTGCTGCCCGACAACGACGACGACTGGATTGAGGCGATACGGCAGCTGCGCCGCGACCCGGCCCGGCGCCAGCGCTATGCCCTGGCCGCGCTGGAGACCGGCAAGGCCTACCATATCGCCAAGGTGGCGCCCCGCTTTATGGCGCTGTTTGCGCGGGCCATGGCCAACCGCAAGGCGCCGCTGGTGGCGCCGCGCTGACCGGAGCTGTTATCTATACCGCTTGCTTCCAACGCGCGAAGCCCTGTGCGCGCAACGCGCATGCTGGGCATTCGCCGCAGCCATAGCCCCAGTCATGGCGCTCGCTGCGGTCGCCCTGGTAGCAGGTATGGGTGTCTTCCTGCACCAGCGCGGTCAGGGCGTCGCCGCCCAGCTCTTGCGCCAGCTGCCAGGTGGCCGCCTTGTCAATCCACATCAAAGGCGTCTCCACCACCAGCTGCCGGCCCAGGCCCAGGCTGAGCGCCACCTGCATGGCCTTCATCGTGTTATCGCGGCAGTCGGGGTAGCCGGAGAAGTCGGTCTCGCACATGCCGCCGACCAGCACCGTGCACTGGCGGCGGTAAGCCACCGCAGAGGCCAAGGTCAAAAACACCAGGTTGCGCGCCGGCACAAAGGTATTGGGCAGGCCGTCGGCCTGGTAGGTCAGCGCGGCGTCGCGGGTCAGCGCCGTATCGCTGATCTGGCCGAGCACATCAATATTGAGCAGGTGGTCCTCACCCAGCTTCGCCGCCCACTGCGGGAACTGCGCGCGCAGGTGAGCCAGCACGGTGCTGCGGCACTCCAGCTCCACCCGGTGGTTCTGGCCGTAGTCAAAGCCAATCGTTTCGACCTGGGCATAGCGGCTCAAGGCCCAAGCCAGGCAGACGGTGGAATCCTGTCCACCCGAAAAAAGTACCAGCGCCTTGGCGTCTTGCATGCTGCGCTTCTCCATCCATCAAAAATCAAAAAACCAGGCTTGTGTTGGCAGGGGCCAGACTCAGCGCCCGCCCCAGGCCGTGCTGGCATCGGTGAGCGCATCGCTGCGCGTGGCCGAGAGTATCGCGTCGAGCAGGCCGGGAAAACGGGCATCGAGGTCCTCGCGCCGCAGCGACAGCAGGTTCTCGCGCCCCACGGGGCGCTGCCAGATCACGCCGCTGCTGCGCAGCACGCGCCAGTGGTGCGTCATGGTCGATTTGGTCTGGTCGCGCAAAAGCGCCGTGCAGCTGCGCTCCTGGCCATCGGCCAGCACACGCACGACCGCCAGGCGCGTGGGGTTGCCCAGGGCGGTGAGCACATTTTCCAAATGGATCTGCGCAGCTTCAGGGTGGTGAGGGATCATCCGGGGTCCATGCGCCAACGAGGCGCGTGCATCGGCCTGCCAGGCCAGTTCAAAGGGCGCCATTCTGCCTGCGTCTTCACGCCCGGCAGCAAGATGGGCCCTATTGTCCCCAATCGGGCAATACCCATGTTAACAGTACGATTGTCTTCGTACTATTAATATCATCCTTTTCTGGCCCTGTGCCGGTGCTGTCTTGAAGGCGCCGGATGTCGCAAAGTGGGAGCGCGCAGGGCTGTAACAAGCAGCTGAGTCCAGCTGAAAAACCGACCCAAGGAGGTCAACATGGCCCGCCATACCCCCATAGAACGCTATCGCAACATCGGCATCTCTGCGCACATCGATGCCGGAAAAACCACGACGACCGAGCGCATCCTGTTCTATACCGGGGTGAGCCACAAGCTGGGCGAGGTGCATGATGGCGCCGCCACAATGGACTGGATGGCCCAGGAGCAAGAGCGCGGCATCACGATCACCTCGGCCGCGACGACGGCCTTCTGGTCGGGCATGGAACGCAACTTTGCGGCGCACCGCATCAACATCATCGACACCCCCGGTCACGTGGACTTCACGATCGAGGTCGAGCGCTCCATGCGCGTGCTCGACGGCGCCGTCATGGTCTATGACTCGGTGGGCGGGGTGCAGCCGCAGTCCGAAACCGTCTGGCGCCAGGCCAACAAGTACAAGGTGCCGCGCCTGGCCTTTGTCAACAAGATGGACCGCATTGGTGCGGACTTCTTCCGCGTGCGCCAGATGATGGTGGACCGCCTCAAAGCCAACCCTGTGCCCATCGTGATTCCGATTGGTGCCGAGGCCGAGTTCTCGGGCGTGATCGACCTCATCAAGATGAAGGCCATCATCTGGGACGAGGCCTCGCAGGGCATGAAGTTCGAGTACCGGGAGATTCCCGCCGAGCTGCAGGCGACGGCGCAGGAGTGGCGCACCAAGATGGTGGAAGCCGCTGCCGAAGCGAGCGAAGCGCTGACCGACAAGTACCTGAGCGATGGTGATCTGCCCGAGGCCGACATCATTGCCGGCTTGCGCCTGCGCACGATTGCCACCGAGATCCAGCCCATGCTGTGTGGCTCGGCCTTCAAGAACAAGGGTGTGCAGCGCCTGCTGGACGCCGTGGTCGAGCTCATGCCGTCGCCGCTGGATGTGCCTGCGGTGACCGGCCACAGCGAAGACGAGAACGACAGCACGGTGCTCAGGCGCCGCGCCGACGATGGCGAGAAGTTCTCTGCCCTCGCCTTCAAGCTGATGACCGATCCCTTTGTGGGCCAGCTGACCTTTGTGCGCGTCTACTCGGGCGTGCTCAGCAAGGGCGACCTGGTCTACAACCCGATCCGTGGCCGCAAGGAGCGCATTGGCCGCATCGTGCAGATGCATGCCAATGAGCGCCAGGAAATCGACGAGATCCGCGCCGGCGATATTGCCGCCTGCGTGGGCCTCAAGGAGGTGACCACCGGTGAGACCTTGAGCGACCCGAGCGCGCCCATCATCCTGGAGCGCATGTCCTTTCCTGAGCCCGTCATCGCGCAAGCGATCGAGCCCAAGACCAAAGCCGACCAGGAAAAGATGGGCATTGCGCTGTCGCGCCTGGCCGCCGAGGATCCGTCGTTCCGCGTGCGCACCGATGAGGAATCGGGCCAGACCATCATCGCCGGCATGGGCGAGCTGCACCTGGAGATCATCGTCGACCGCATGAAGCGGGAGTTCAATGTGGAGGCCAATGTGGGCAAGCCCCAGGTGGCCTACCGCGAGACCATCCGCAACACGGTCAAGGATGTGGACGGCAAGTTTGTGCGCCAGTCGGGCGGCAAGGGCCAGTATGGCCATGTGGTCTTCACCCTGGAGCCGATGGCGTCCGGCGAAGGCTTTGCGTTTGTCGACGAGATCAAGGGCGGTGTGGTGCCGCGCGAGTACATCCCCGCCGTTGAGAAAGGCGTGCGCGAGGCGCTGGCAACCGGCGTGCTGGCCGGCTACCCGGTGGTGGATGTGCGTGTGCGCCTCACTTTTGGTTCGTACCACGATGTGGACTCGTCCGAGCAGGCCTTCAAGATGGCGGCCATCTTCGGCTTTAAGGAAGGCATGAAGAAGGCCAACCCGGTCATCCTGGAGCCGATGATGGCCGTCGAGGTCGAAACGCCCGAGGACTATGCCGGCACGGTGATGGGCGACCTGTCATCGCGCCGGGGCATGGTCCAGGGCATGGATGACATCGCCGGTGGCGGCAAGAGCATCAAGGCCGAGGTCCCCTTGTCCGAGATGTTTGGCTATGCCACGCAGCTGCGCTCGATGACGCAGGGCCGCGCCACCTACACGATGGAGTTCAAGCGCTACACCGAAGCGCCAGCCCATGTGGTAGCCGGTATTGCGACCCGGTCGAACCGCTAAGCGACCGGAGATGCCAGCTGCTGCTGGCTGAACCCAGGCCCACCGCCCACCAGGCTGTGGGCCTGTTTTTTGTCCGCTGTCCGCCTGCGCTCACGCAAGTGCCCGGCCAGATGGCTGGGCTGCCTTGCCTTTCGACACCAGCCAATGCGCCACTAAGTTACATCCACAAATCGCTCTGCGAGCCAGTCAATAAACACCCGCAGCCGCGCCGACGGCTGGCGGCTGTAGGGGTGCAGCACCGAGACGGGCATCGGCGGCGGTGGCAGATCGGGCAGCACCTCCAGCAACTCGCCCTCTTGCAGCGCCTGCGCAATGCGGTAGCGCGGCACCTGCACCATCCCCAAGCCTGCCAGCGCAGCGCCGGTGTACAGATCGGCGCCGTTGACGGTGATGCTAGGTCTCAAGCGGCGCTCGACCACCTGCTTGCCCACGCAAAACTCCAGCGCCACCGGCCGGCCCGTGGCGCTGGAGACATAGGCCACAGCGGCATGCTGCGCCAGGTCATCGAGCGACTGCGGCAGGCCATGGCGCTGGGCATAGGCACGGCTGACGACCGTCACCTGGCGCAGCGACGCCACCTGGCGCCCGATCAGCGATGAGCTTTGCAGGCTGCCGGCCCGCAGCACGCAGTCCACCCCTTCGCGTACCAGGTCCACCAGCCGGTCGTCTTCGGCCATGTGCAGTTGCACCTCCGGGTACTGGTCCGCAAACGCCCCCAGATGCGGCATCACAAAAAAGCGCGCCAAGGTTCCCTGCAGGTTGACCCGCAGCAAGCCCTGCGGCGGCGCATGGCGAAAGGCGCTCTCGGCCTCCTGCAGATCGGCCAGCAGCCGGGTGCAGCGGCGGTAGTAGTCCTCTCCTTCGGCCGTCAGCCGCACCTGGCGCGTGGTGCGGTCCAGCAGGC encodes the following:
- the queC gene encoding 7-cyano-7-deazaguanine synthase QueC: MQDAKALVLFSGGQDSTVCLAWALSRYAQVETIGFDYGQNHRVELECRSTVLAHLRAQFPQWAAKLGEDHLLNIDVLGQISDTALTRDAALTYQADGLPNTFVPARNLVFLTLASAVAYRRQCTVLVGGMCETDFSGYPDCRDNTMKAMQVALSLGLGRQLVVETPLMWIDKAATWQLAQELGGDALTALVQEDTHTCYQGDRSERHDWGYGCGECPACALRAQGFARWKQAV
- a CDS encoding ArsR/SmtB family transcription factor, with product MIPHHPEAAQIHLENVLTALGNPTRLAVVRVLADGQERSCTALLRDQTKSTMTHHWRVLRSSGVIWQRPVGRENLLSLRREDLDARFPGLLDAILSATRSDALTDASTAWGGR
- a CDS encoding LysR family transcriptional regulator — protein: MDRFQEMQVFVRVADRSSFAQASDDLQIPRATVTNLVQRLEARVGARLLDRTTRQVRLTAEGEDYYRRCTRLLADLQEAESAFRHAPPQGLLRVNLQGTLARFFVMPHLGAFADQYPEVQLHMAEDDRLVDLVREGVDCVLRAGSLQSSSLIGRQVASLRQVTVVSRAYAQRHGLPQSLDDLAQHAAVAYVSSATGRPVALEFCVGKQVVERRLRPSITVNGADLYTGAALAGLGMVQVPRYRIAQALQEGELLEVLPDLPPPPMPVSVLHPYSRQPSARLRVFIDWLAERFVDVT
- a CDS encoding glycosyltransferase, with the protein product MTDKPLIVFVGAVYPSQYSLLCSHLRAQGIADAWFMTTPGHKANHEKHCDHLLSFQPDGLIVGPQSYYYSDKVERSARICRGVLKALEDFETAQGRKIDVVVAHSLWGAPNWLYGELQAAIISYIEFPSYLAHGWDAAYPPDQAQRLGDRNTEMLSFHQVLCSDLTIVPSAYARSMFPPLLQDRIAVQFEGFDIQPPLRNFGTASNEASKSGGGGKPFTIAFSARDLSSAKGFETYIRLVDRMVREGDGQNTRFIAIGDAKASTYGYEQQWVERRYGGKVESFRDHLLKVYPAADVIEFPGHLPYAQFSALLAEVDLFLYPLRYGVANWGLMEILARGGCVIGSNWGFAPELITHNVNGLLLPDNDDDWIEAIRQLRRDPARRQRYALAALETGKAYHIAKVAPRFMALFARAMANRKAPLVAPR
- the fusA gene encoding elongation factor G: MARHTPIERYRNIGISAHIDAGKTTTTERILFYTGVSHKLGEVHDGAATMDWMAQEQERGITITSAATTAFWSGMERNFAAHRINIIDTPGHVDFTIEVERSMRVLDGAVMVYDSVGGVQPQSETVWRQANKYKVPRLAFVNKMDRIGADFFRVRQMMVDRLKANPVPIVIPIGAEAEFSGVIDLIKMKAIIWDEASQGMKFEYREIPAELQATAQEWRTKMVEAAAEASEALTDKYLSDGDLPEADIIAGLRLRTIATEIQPMLCGSAFKNKGVQRLLDAVVELMPSPLDVPAVTGHSEDENDSTVLRRRADDGEKFSALAFKLMTDPFVGQLTFVRVYSGVLSKGDLVYNPIRGRKERIGRIVQMHANERQEIDEIRAGDIAACVGLKEVTTGETLSDPSAPIILERMSFPEPVIAQAIEPKTKADQEKMGIALSRLAAEDPSFRVRTDEESGQTIIAGMGELHLEIIVDRMKREFNVEANVGKPQVAYRETIRNTVKDVDGKFVRQSGGKGQYGHVVFTLEPMASGEGFAFVDEIKGGVVPREYIPAVEKGVREALATGVLAGYPVVDVRVRLTFGSYHDVDSSEQAFKMAAIFGFKEGMKKANPVILEPMMAVEVETPEDYAGTVMGDLSSRRGMVQGMDDIAGGGKSIKAEVPLSEMFGYATQLRSMTQGRATYTMEFKRYTEAPAHVVAGIATRSNR